GACGAGGACGCAGTTCCGGTTTTTCGTTATCCATCCCCATTTTCATCCCCATCCCCTTCCCCTTCTTTTCTCCTTTCATGGCAGTCCCTGTTTGATCTTTAGCACTGTCTGCTTTTTCCGTATTTTCTCTTTTCCCTTCCTCGAATTCTTTGGAAAACTCTGTGGCAAAAACCCCACTGTTTCCTATATCAGCTTTTGTGGTCTCCTCTTGTTTGCCTTTTATCCATTGCTTCATCATTCCAATATTAAAGGCTGGGATAAGCGATAATAGAGTGATTAGAATGGAGATATAACTAAAAAAGTGGAATGGCAGTGATTGAATAAACAAAGCCAACGGATCACCACTTATCCCGGCAGCTTGCATTCCCTTATTTAACACACCAATAATATAACCGATAAAAGTGGTCGCCAAAGGGATTAAGACAATAACCGGACTAGATGAGTTATTAAGCATGTATGCCAATCGTTCCCGAGCGACACCATACCGTTTGGCCAATGGTTTAATAATGGCCCCGCCTGCTACTACTCGGAACCCGCAATCCATAAATGTGATTGGCAGTAATCCCCAGGAAGCAAGAAGTGTCTGATTAGGTCCTTTAATAAACGTAGAGATCCACTGAGCAAAAGCTTGTACTCCACCAGCGGCCTGTATTAGAGCAACTAAGCCACTAAATATATATAAAAAAAGCAACACATCCAGATTTCCTATGTCTGTTAACACCCCTGTAATGTAGACCAGCGTTTGATTCAAAGACTCCGTCAAAGAACCAGTATAAAGCCAACTTCCAACCCACAAACCAACAAGCAAAGATGGAATCACCTGTTTGGTCCACATCGCAAAAATAACGGCTACAAGTGGTGGAGCAATGGATAGCCATAGTTCCATTTGCATGATCATGTCCTCCGTTCTGTATAAAAACAATATAGCATTAGCTTGTATATTCTTATGCAATATATGTAACCTATTCATGCTTGTCTGCTTTTTCAACAGTCGTAGAATTCTGCCTTACTCATATAGCAAAACAAGAATTCTACGTCCTATATCCTATTTAAATCCATGCCCTTAACTCATCATACTTTGTTCCATTCTGTGTAAACGTTCATCTATACTGTCTACTTTCCGTTTGATTTCATTCGTTTAACTGCATGTGTTGCAGCATCATCTCCATCATGGGATCCATATTCTCGTTAGGCATTCCGAATTCGTTTGGTGAGCACGGGATAAGGGAACATATCCATAAAGACCGTGACTTCCATATTCTGAGAAGAAAGGATGAGTGTCATGACTTACGAAGAGTGTATTAAGGAATGTCTAAACTGTATGGAGCAGTGTAACCGGTGTTTTAATGACTGCTTGAACGAAGACAATATAAAAATGATGGCGGAGTGTATCCGACTCGACCGGGAGTGCGCAGACATCTGTGCTTTTGCTGCGAAAGCGATGCAGAGCAACAGTCCATTTGCCAAACAAATCTGCAGCTTGTGTGCTGACATTTGCCAGGCTTGCGGAGATGAATGTGCTAAGCATGATGAAAAGCATTGCCAAGACTGCGCAGAAGCATGTCACCGTTGTGCAAAAGTGTGCCGTGAGATGGCAACAGCTTAAATTTCATGTAGGCCTGGAAGAGAACATGCCTTTCCCTTCCAGGCTTTTTCATTTAGAAAAAAGAAAAGAGAACTCGGTGGAAGGATAAGAAAATTCAAAGGTAAGAAGTTGTTATGGATTTGATAAGGAGGCTATGGACCATGGAAAACTACAAAAAAAACAGTCTAACACTTACGAGTGCTGTTGCTTTAGGGACGGCAGTCATGATCGGAGCAGGCATTTTTGCTCTCTTAGGTCAGGTGGCTGAATTATCAGGAGCTTTTTTTCCCATTACTTTTCTTTTAGGTACTATCGTGACTGGGTTTAGTGCCTACTCTTATGTGCAAATGTCTCATACGTATCCGGATGCCGGAGGGATAGGTATGTTTTTCGTGAAGGCTTATGGGAAAGGCACCATAACAGCTGTGGCTTCTCTTTTGATGGCTGTAACAATGGTCATTAACCAGAGTTTAGTTGCACGTACGTTTGGCACCTATACCTTACAGCTTTTTAATATAGACAACAACACGTTTCTAGTTCCTGCTCTAGGTGTCTTGCTGCTGGCATTTGCTTTTATCATTAATATCACCAATAACCGAATCATTGGATCGTTCTCTTTTGTCATGTCAGCCCTTAAAATCGGCGGTATTGCTCTTTTTGCCATTGCCGGCTTATGGGTTGCCAACTTCTCTTTAGGTATAACTGGTACTAGTGAATCTGATCCAACAATCGTAAGCCATATTGCAGGTATAGCTTTAACCATTTTAGCTTTTAAAGGCTTCACCACCATAACCAATAGTGGATCAGAAATTGTAAATCCGCATAAGAACATTGGACGAGCCATCATTATCTCGATACTCATTTGTGCAGTCATCTATGGCCTGGTAGCTTGGGCTGTCTCCAGTAACCTCTCCATAAGTGAAATCATTCAAGCCAGGGATTATGCATTGGCTGAAGCAGCACGACCGGCATTTGGTTCCTATGGAGTATGGTTTACCGTGCTTATCGCCATTATTGCGACCGTTTCTGGCGTCATCGCCAGTATTTTTGCCGTGTCTCGTATGTTAGCCATGTTGTCCGATATGCAACTTATTCCCCATAAACACTTTGGGATGCCGGGAAACATTCAAAAACACACGCTTGTTTATACTGTAGTGATAGCCATCACGTTGACTGTATTTTTTGACTTAAGCCGAATTGCATCCATGGGAGCCATTCTATACTTGGTGATGGATATTATGTTTCACTGGGGAGTGTTACGTCACTTACGAAAGGAGATCAAAGCAAACGCTTATGTGATAGGAACAGCCATTATGTTGGACGTCATCGTGTTAGGTGGATTTCTTTGGATTAAAATAAACTCTGATTTATTAGTCGTTATTATTTCTCTCATTATGTTTTTGCTTATTTTCGTTGGAGAAAAGTACTTTTTAACCGCCCATCCTCCTAAACATGACCATTCATCGATGCATCACTAATCATGCAACACTTCAAAAGATGGAACTCCTAAAAATACTAGGACTACATGGAATCATTTGTTTCATATAGATGAAGTAAAAAAATAATTCCATGTGGAGGTTGTTTATGAACTGGGAGCAAAGAGTATCAATGCCTGATGTAACAATCGCTCCTTATCAAAGGGGTAACAATACGAGATATTTTAAGTTAATTGCAGAGCCAATTCACCACAACATTTTGTCAGATATAATGCTCGAAGCATTAGGTTATAACGGTACTACTCCGGGTCCGCTCATTGTTATGGAACAAGGAGAGTGGATCCAACTGGAAGTAGAAAACCGATTAGACGAACCGACCTCTCTTCATGTTCACGGCTTATCTAAACCTAATTCACAGGACGGCATACCTGAGATTGAACCTACGCCTTTTATTCAACCGGGAGAATCGTATATCTACCAGTTTCAAGCATGGCAGGAAGGTTCATTTTTTTATCATGCCGGCCCTGTTCTCCAAGTTACACAGGGGCTTATAGGAGCTTTTATTGTCTTGCCGAGACAGGAAAACATCCATCCCTTTTGTCTTCCAGATCGTGATTACATTTTGTTGATCCAGCAGTGGCAGATTGAGCAGCCGGAACTAGGAGAGGTATTTCCAGGTACCTATAAGCCAAATAAATTTGCACAACAACCTAATTTTTTCACTATAAATGGGAAAGCTTTCCCGGAAACATCTCCTATGTATACGAAATATGGAGAAAGGATAAGACTTCGCTTCATTAATAAAACAAACGCTTCCCATTCCATGCATACTCATGGGCATGATTTCCATGTAGTGTCAGTAGATGGATTTCCTAGAACGACCATGGACGATACAATAAGTGTTGCCTCTGGCCAAAGGTGGGATGTCGAATTTTACGCGAACAATCCTGGAGTGTGGCCGATTAACGGTACGAAAACATTCCATCAAACAAATAACGGTAAAACCCCGGGTGGGATGATCACAAGACTACAATATGTTTAAAAACTCAGTTGTCCTTACAAACAGATTATTTTTCATTTCTCGCGTCAACTGCAAGAAAAATATCTTTATAATATTTGTCGATTCGTTCCACTCGAAAACCATTTTGTTTTATCAGGTCAAGCGTACGGCGGTTTAAATGACAGCCATCACACAGTCTTTTCCAAAATGGTGTGAGCCAATCCTGTAAACGACCGAGAAGTGGGCGATCTACTCTGACATGTTCTAAAAACAAAATAGGGGCCCCGGGTTTACATACACGCCGGATTTCCTGCAGGGCACGATTCGGATTGGGAATGGTACAGAGAACTAACGTTCCAATAGCAGTGTCAAAGGTATTGTCATCAAAGGGTAAATGTTCACCAGAAGCATCCACCAGTTCTACAGGAACATGAGCATTTTTCACTTTGGGAAACGACTGGTTTCTCATCGATGAATCTGGTTCTATTGCTACAACTTTTTCTGCGTTTTTATAGTAGGAAAAATTGGCTCCTGTCCCCGACCCAACCTCCAATATCACTCCTTCTTGTTGGGAAACTAAACGCTCGCGAATGTTTCCCATTCGCATTTTTTCAAGTGGTCTCATAATCGGATCGTATATTTTAGAAAACAACGTGCTCATTTGTCATCTCTCCCTAGGTCAGTTTTGTAATGTGAAACATCATATGGACGCTCAAAAAGGAAGATCATGTGAGACCTTCCTTTCCGTCATTCTTTATTCAAATGCTAAACGGGACGAATTGGGCGAGATAACTGGAAAGCATCTGAAAGTACCCGAAAAAAAGCATGACGCCCATAATTATCATTACGATACCGCCAGCTTTCTGAATACGGGGCATCAGCTTATGAAAGCGTCTTAACTTATGTAGAGATTTTGAATAAAAAATAGCGACTAATAAAAAC
This DNA window, taken from Alteribacillus bidgolensis, encodes the following:
- a CDS encoding APC family permease — encoded protein: MENYKKNSLTLTSAVALGTAVMIGAGIFALLGQVAELSGAFFPITFLLGTIVTGFSAYSYVQMSHTYPDAGGIGMFFVKAYGKGTITAVASLLMAVTMVINQSLVARTFGTYTLQLFNIDNNTFLVPALGVLLLAFAFIINITNNRIIGSFSFVMSALKIGGIALFAIAGLWVANFSLGITGTSESDPTIVSHIAGIALTILAFKGFTTITNSGSEIVNPHKNIGRAIIISILICAVIYGLVAWAVSSNLSISEIIQARDYALAEAARPAFGSYGVWFTVLIAIIATVSGVIASIFAVSRMLAMLSDMQLIPHKHFGMPGNIQKHTLVYTVVIAITLTVFFDLSRIASMGAILYLVMDIMFHWGVLRHLRKEIKANAYVIGTAIMLDVIVLGGFLWIKINSDLLVVIISLIMFLLIFVGEKYFLTAHPPKHDHSSMHH
- a CDS encoding class I SAM-dependent methyltransferase, coding for MSTLFSKIYDPIMRPLEKMRMGNIRERLVSQQEGVILEVGSGTGANFSYYKNAEKVVAIEPDSSMRNQSFPKVKNAHVPVELVDASGEHLPFDDNTFDTAIGTLVLCTIPNPNRALQEIRRVCKPGAPILFLEHVRVDRPLLGRLQDWLTPFWKRLCDGCHLNRRTLDLIKQNGFRVERIDKYYKDIFLAVDARNEK
- a CDS encoding multicopper oxidase family protein, translated to MNWEQRVSMPDVTIAPYQRGNNTRYFKLIAEPIHHNILSDIMLEALGYNGTTPGPLIVMEQGEWIQLEVENRLDEPTSLHVHGLSKPNSQDGIPEIEPTPFIQPGESYIYQFQAWQEGSFFYHAGPVLQVTQGLIGAFIVLPRQENIHPFCLPDRDYILLIQQWQIEQPELGEVFPGTYKPNKFAQQPNFFTINGKAFPETSPMYTKYGERIRLRFINKTNASHSMHTHGHDFHVVSVDGFPRTTMDDTISVASGQRWDVEFYANNPGVWPINGTKTFHQTNNGKTPGGMITRLQYV
- a CDS encoding four-helix bundle copper-binding protein, which translates into the protein MSVMTYEECIKECLNCMEQCNRCFNDCLNEDNIKMMAECIRLDRECADICAFAAKAMQSNSPFAKQICSLCADICQACGDECAKHDEKHCQDCAEACHRCAKVCREMATA
- a CDS encoding Na+/H+ antiporter NhaC family protein, encoding MQMELWLSIAPPLVAVIFAMWTKQVIPSLLVGLWVGSWLYTGSLTESLNQTLVYITGVLTDIGNLDVLLFLYIFSGLVALIQAAGGVQAFAQWISTFIKGPNQTLLASWGLLPITFMDCGFRVVAGGAIIKPLAKRYGVARERLAYMLNNSSSPVIVLIPLATTFIGYIIGVLNKGMQAAGISGDPLALFIQSLPFHFFSYISILITLLSLIPAFNIGMMKQWIKGKQEETTKADIGNSGVFATEFSKEFEEGKRENTEKADSAKDQTGTAMKGEKKGKGMGMKMGMDNEKPELRPRLFNIFVPIILLIALSFFLMIGSEEPSRMMLQALIITLVVSILLFLVQGLSLKKMTDRFIKGGNKLMTTIIILLLAWPISDVSQDLGLTQLIETTLQGNISPIWVPFLVFVVTATVTYFIGSSWGAWALMMPVAIPLAVTTGSSIPLAAAAVFSGGTFGDVTSPVSGMTAMSAGIAEADHMKYVQAMAPYNITAAVVSSLLFLGVSFLII